One genomic region from Chionomys nivalis chromosome 17, mChiNiv1.1, whole genome shotgun sequence encodes:
- the Mrpl13 gene encoding 39S ribosomal protein L13, mitochondrial: MSSFSRAPQQWATFARMWYLLDGKMQPPGKLAALASQRLQGLHKPVYHQLSDCGDHVVIINTRHIAFSGNKWEQKVYSSHTGYPGGFRQVTAAQLHLKDPVAIVKLATYGMLPKNLHRRTMMQRLHLFPDEDIPEDILKNLVEELPRPRKVPKRLDEYSQEEIEAFPRVWAPPEDYRL; the protein is encoded by the exons ATGTCCAGCTTCTCTAGGGCGCCTCAG CAATGGGCCACTTTTGCTCGAATGTGGTATCTCCTAGATGGCAAAATGCAGCCCCCTGGCAAACTTGCGGCTCTAGCGTCACAAAGGCTTCAAGGATTACATAAACCAGTGTACCATCAACTGA GTGACTGTGGCGATCATGTTGTCATAATAAACACAAGACACATTGCGTTTTCTGGAAACAAATGGGAGCAGAAAGTGTACTCCTCACACACTGG CTACCCAGGTGGATTTAGACAAGTAACAGCTGCACAGCTGCACCTGAAGGACCCAGTGGCG ATTGTGAAATTAGCTACCTATGGCATGCTGCCCAAAAACCTGCACAGAAGAACAATGATGCAGAGGTTGCATCTTTTTCCAGATGAG GATATTCCAGAAGATATTCTTAAGAATTTAGTGGAAGAGCTTCCTCGGCCACGGAAAGTGCCTAAACGACTGGATGAGTACAGCCAAGAAGAGATAGAGGCTTTCCCAAGAGTGTGGGCTCC